DNA from Sorangium aterium:
CTGAATCTGCTGGTACATCTTCCGGACCAGGGGAGTTCGATCCTCGATGGCGACGACCCAGCTCTCCGCGTACTCGCGGATGAGATCGCGGCCGATGCCGACCTGGATGCTGTAGCAAGGCAGCGGGCCGCCTCGGAGGTTGCGCTCGGTGTCCCATTGAATGTGGACCCTGGCTTCGGCGAACGCCTTGCTCCACTCGTCCGGCGAGCGGAACACCCTCGCTTCGGGCGACGTGAGGACGGCGAGGGAGAGGGCTTGCTCCCAGCCTGTCCGCCGGATGCGGACGGCGAGGATCCGCTCCTGCCCGGCCTTGCGCCCCCAGTTGCTGCGGTGCATGAGCCAGAGGAACGACGGCTTGATCCATGTCATGCGGCCGAACGAGAACGGGGCGACGAAGCGCTGGGCAGCGAGCGCAGGCTCGGCGATGGCCGGCGCGTAGGCCTGGTACATGACGATGGTCTCCGCGTCGTAGTCCGCTCGGATCTCGTGAAGCTTCGGCATGCGGTCCGCTCGTCGCGATCGCTGTGGTCTGAGGGGAGATTACCCCCGAAGACGGCGCTCAGGCGAACGACTTGATGAGCATGAGGCGTCCGCGCGCGCGGCGCGCCGCACGACCACGCCGCCGTGCGCGGCCGGCCCAGGCGCGTGGACCTCGACGAGCGCGCGAATGAGCGGCCGCCGGAGATCCGATCACCGCGCTCGCGCCCGCGCGGAGGGGCCGGGTTTCGAGTAATCGGGGAGCTCGATCGCGTCGTCCGCCGAGGAGCCGATCCACCCCGCGCCGCGCCGCAACAGGGGACTGGACGCAAGCCGGAGGACCCTGTGGAGGAGTGAAACGCCGAGCCTCGACC
Protein-coding regions in this window:
- a CDS encoding DUF4291 domain-containing protein, whose product is MPKLHEIRADYDAETIVMYQAYAPAIAEPALAAQRFVAPFSFGRMTWIKPSFLWLMHRSNWGRKAGQERILAVRIRRTGWEQALSLAVLTSPEARVFRSPDEWSKAFAEARVHIQWDTERNLRGGPLPCYSIQVGIGRDLIREYAESWVVAIEDRTPLVRKMYQQIQAGHADSAAKSLPRERPYAVDERIARRLLIDP